AAGTCGACGACGTCCTGCTGCGGACGGAAGCCCTGGCGCGTGCCGCCCGTGCCCGGGTCTCCACACCGGCACCCGCCAACGGCGAGCAGCAACGCCACGAGCAGCGGACTCCAGGAGCGGGCAGGGAAGGCCATGGGCCCGACTCAACCGCGCCCGGTGGGGGCCACGCAATCCCGGCCTGCCGTCCCGTCGTGCCGGTGACTCAGGGCTCGGGGTCGGGAGCCGGTGTCCGGCGCCGGGCCAGCATGCGCACCAGCACCGCCACCACCCCGACCACGACCAGGCCCACCACCGCGTACTGGTAGCGGCTGACGAGCGCCGACAGCCGCTCGAGGTTTCCACCCACCGCCGCGCCCAGGCCCAGCACCAGCCCGGTGTGGAGCATGGCTGACAGCGCGCCCAGCATCAGCGCGTTGAAGCGGGGCATGTGCGCGGCGCCGGCTGCGACGAAGATGAGCCCGCGGATGCCGGGGATGAACCGGTTGGCCAGCAGCAGCCAGGGCCCGTTGCGGCGCATGCGGGCCTGCACCTGCTCCAGCCGTGCGTGGGTGATGCCGAAGAAGCTCCACTCGGGGTGGGCGGCGAAGCGGTGCGCCAGCCAGTGGCCCACCGCGTAGTTGATGGCCGCGCCCGCGACGCTGCCCGCCGTCACCACCAGGAAGACGAGTGGCCAGGGCTGGGTGCCCCGCACCGCGTACACGCCGCCCAGCAGGGTGACGGTG
This genomic window from Pyxidicoccus xibeiensis contains:
- a CDS encoding DedA family protein, yielding MVEQIDQLISSLGPLGLLVLGLAAALEYIVPPFPGDTVTLLGGVYAVRGTQPWPLVFLVVTAGSVAGAAINYAVGHWLAHRFAAHPEWSFFGITHARLEQVQARMRRNGPWLLLANRFIPGIRGLIFVAAGAAHMPRFNALMLGALSAMLHTGLVLGLGAAVGGNLERLSALVSRYQYAVVGLVVVGVVAVLVRMLARRRTPAPDPEP